One window of the Populus nigra chromosome 4, ddPopNigr1.1, whole genome shotgun sequence genome contains the following:
- the LOC133692151 gene encoding probable inactive histone-lysine N-methyltransferase SUVR2 isoform X1 — MAPNPRVVNAFRAMRAIGITEKQVKPVLKKMLKLYDKNWELIEEENYRALADAIFEEEEAKVPEEKDEAAEGTLEEETLVSSEPELPLKRLRRGQEGQVSGSPSDIEAGLGGSPFKKSKVEGKGLAGETSEQQSSDMRISQPKPIAIWCPNRNTSSQTVSPRRLAVLEHSKQRSNEGKDPLLSEAAAQQKRPNLKGSSQAVHLKDPIVQQGIVLSPKQKMLLIKPKDEPFTDDVPFDNAPQPIAIIRPDCASKEQYFNQRVSSLKQHRQERPASQVLAGEGREENLPVPSSLTRDSCELATIPEEAQANLEIATSALGEVKISLSCNSLLGRPNFHMPSQDELLKSMQEKCLRSYKIIDPNFSVMQILKDMCECFLDLATDSSHESQERILNVTPALDLLKKSAGVGAIKQNDRIQAYFANRSVDACCFDGMAALQIPRPLQLSNGLEVMHSSEEVIVNGCSGSGKEKEFEDAEYGSLIVVPQHQLTADEFRFLNYHSDITKGEEMVEIPWSNEVNSEFPPVFNYIPRNLIFQNAYVNFSLSQIRAENCCSACIGNCLSSSTPCVCSSDSEHRFAYTLEGLVKEDFLEDCISLTRNPQRQFLFYCRDCPLERSKNDEMLEPCKGHLKRKYIKECWSKCGCHKQCGNRVVQRGIMCKLQVFFTPEGKGWGLRTLELLPKGTFVCEYVGEILTNKEFYERKMQRATSNKTEKHAYPAVLDADWCLKGVVNDEEALCLDATFYGNVARFINHRCLDANMIEIPVKIETPDHHYYHLAFFTTREVNASEELTWDYGIDFDDTDQPVELFHCRCGSKFCRNMKRSSSKLILNLYEDLIQQQDDWER, encoded by the exons ATGGCTCCTAATCCGAGAGTGGTGAACGCGTTCAGGGCGATGAGAGCGATTGGAATAACAGAGAAGCAGGTTAAGCCTGTATTGAAGAAGATGCTGAAGCTCTATGACAAAAATTGGGAGCTTATAGAGGAGGAAAATTATAGAGCTCTTGCGGATGCTATCTTTGAAGAGGAGGAGGCTAAG GTTCCGGAAGAGAAGGATGAGGCTGCT GAGGGGACTTTGGAGGAAGAAACTTTGGTATCTAGTGAACCTGAGTTGCCATTAAAGCGGCTGCGAAGAGGGCAAGAGGGGCAAGTTTCCGGATCTCCTAGTGACATTGAGGCTGGATTGGGTGGAAGCCCTTTTAAGAAGAGTAAAGTTGAGGGGAAGGGACTGGCTGGTGAAACATCGGAGCAGCAGTCATCGGACATGAGAATTTCACAACCGAAGCCAATTGCAATTTGGTGTCCTAATAGAAACACAAGTTCACAAACTGTTTCTCCTCGTCGTTTGGCAGTGCTGGAACACTCTAAGCAGCGTTCCAATGAGGGAAAAGATCCTTTATTATCCGAGGCTGCTGCACAACAGAAAAGACCTAATTTAAAAGGATCGTCACAAGCAGTTCACCTTAAAGACCCCATAGTTCAGCAAGGCATTGTTCTTTCACCCAAACAAAAAATGCTTCTTATCAAGCCTAAAGATGAGCCATTTACTGATGACGTGCCTTTTGATAACGCACCACAACCTATCGCAATAATCCGACCAG ATTGTGCAAGTAAAGAACAATATTTTAATCAGAGAGTTTCTTCACTCAAACAGCATCGACAAGAACGTCCAGCATCCCAAGTTTTAGCTGGTGAAGGTAGGGAAGAGAACCTTCCAGTCCCATCAAGTCTGACAAGAGACAGCTGTGAACTTGCAACCATTCCAGAGGAAGCTCAGGCTAACTTAGAGATCGCCACCTCAGCATTGGGAGAGGTGAAGATTTCTCTGAGCTGCAACTCTTTGCTTGGAAGACCAAATTTTCATATGCCTAGTCAAGATGAACTTCTGAAATCAATGCAGGAGAAATGTCTCCGATCTTACAAAATCATCGATCCAAACTTTTCTGTCATGCAAATACTGAAAGATATGTGTGAATGCTTCTTGGACTTGGCAACTGATTCCTCTCATGAATCGCAGGAAAGGATATTGAATGTAACTCCAGCTCTTGATCTATTGAAGAAATCTGCTGGTGTTGGTGCCATTAAACAAAATGACCGTATACAAGCCTATTTTGCAAACAGATCAGTTGATGCCTGTTGCTTTGATGGGATGGCCGCTCTTCAAATTCCAAGACCACTACAACTTTCGaatggcttggaggtcatgcaTTCAAGTGAAGAGGTTATTGTGAATGGGTGTTCTGGAAGTGGCAAAGAAAAGGAATTTGAAGATGCTGAGTATGGTAGTTTGATTGTGGTTCCACAGCATCAATTAACTGCTGATGAGTTTAGGTTCCTTAATTACCATTCTGACATTACCAAGGGAGAAGAAATGGTTGAGATTCCATGGTCGAATGAAGTAAACAGCGAGTTTCCCCCAGTTTTTAACTACATACCccgaaatttgatttttcaaaatgcttATGTCAACTTCTCTCTCTCACAAATTAGGGCTGAAAATTGTTGCTCGGCTTGTATTGGTAATTGTTTGTCGTCATCTACGCCTTGTGTTTGCTCCAGCGACAGTGAGCATCGTTTTGCATATACTTTAGAAGGCCTTGTCAAAGAGGATTTCTTAGAAGATTGTATCTCTCTAACTCGGAATCCTCAaagacaatttcttttttactgtAGAGATTGCCCACTGGAAAGATCAAAAAATGATGAGATGTTGGAACCATGCAAGGGTCATTTGAAgaggaaatatattaaagaatgTTGGAGCAAATGTGGCTGCCACAAACAGTGTGGAAATAGAGTCGTGCAGCGAGGTATAATGTGCAAGTTGCAG GTTTTCTTTACTCCTGAAGGAAAGGGGTGGGGTCTCAGAACTCTAGAATTGCTACCAAAAGGTACATTTGTATGTGAGTATGTAGGGGAGATCCTAACCAACAAGGAGTTCTACGAGAGGAAGATGCAAAGGGCAACTAGCAACAAAACTGAAAAGCATGCCTATCCAGCTGTACTTGATGCAGATTGGTGCTTGAAAGGAGttgtaaatgatgaagaagctCTGTGCTTGGATGCGACATTTTATGGAAATGTTGCTAGGTTTATCAACCACAG aTGTCTTGATGCTAACATGATCGAGATCCCGGTGAAGATTGAGACCCCTgatcatcattattatcat CTTGCTTTCTTCACGACTAGAGAAGTGAATGCTTCGGAAGAGTTAACCTGG GATTATGGCATTGATTTTGATGATACTGATCAACCTGTGGAGTTATTCCATTGCCGATGTGGCAGCAAGTTCTGCAGGAACATGAAACGTTCAAGTAGTAAGCTTATTCTAAATCTTTATGAG GATCTAATTCAGCAGCAAGATGATTGGGAGCGATGA